The following DNA comes from Elusimicrobiota bacterium.
GAAAAATGATTATTTCAATTTTGTTAATTTTAGTTATATCATTCCTGTTTGGTTCAATTCCAACCGCATATCTTATTACAAAAATTTTTTACGGGCTTGATATACGACAACACGGCAGCAGAAATCCGGGCGCTACTAATGTCTGGCGAACCGTCGGTAAAATCCCAGCCGGAGTCACTTTTTTATTGGATGTTCTTAAAGGATTTGTTCCGGTTTATATAAGCAGAAAAATATTTGCTGAACCATCGTTGACTGTTCCGTTGTTTGCAGGTTTCTGCGCGATTGTTGGACATATTTGGACACCATTTCTGCACTTTAAGGGTGGGAAAGGGGTCGCAACCGGGTTTGGCGTTTTTTTAGCACTCATACCTGTGGCAACTTTCCTGGCACTGCTGGTTTTTGTAGTTATATTCGCTTTAACAAAATATGTTGCGTTAGGCTCAATTTCAGCAGTAATATCGCTCCCATTATTTTTATATCTTCTGAAACGTCCAACAGTAATAATTTGTATTTCAATAGTTTTAGCAATCATAATTGTCTGGCGACATAAATCAAATATCAAAAAAATTTTAAGCCATACCGCGAGGACTGAATGCAAATCTCTATAATAGGTGCAGGTGCGTGGGGTTCTACACTCGCACAACATCTGAACAAAAAAGGTCATCAAATAACACTCTGGGAATTTTCTAAAACACGACTGCAATATCTCAAGAAAAACCGACATCCACTTTTTTTTCCGTATCTACAATTGACAAAAAAAATCCAACTTACCGACAATATCAATCTTGCAATTACCGGAAAAGATATAATAGTGTTTGCTGTACCATCTCAAACAATGCGAGATACAGTAAAAAAAATAAAAAAATATGTAAGCCCGAACCAGATTTTTGTTGTTGTCAGTAAAGGTATTGAGATAAAAACCGGCAAACTTTTAGCGAATGTGGTCAATGAAGAACTCAATTCGGTTGATATAAGAAACATAACAGTTTTATCAGGTCCGAGTTTTGCAAAAGAGGTTGCAGAAGAACTACCAACAACAATAGTTGTTGCGGGTGATAAAAAAATTGCCGAAATAATCCAGCAAAATTTGTCAACCACAAATTTACGAATTTATACTAATTCCGATATTATTGGAGTTGAAATCGGCGGCGCAACAAAAAACATAATTGCTATCGCTACCGGTATCGCACGCGGAATGAAACTTGGTGATAATACCGCTGCGGCAATAATAACCCGTGGTTTGGTTGAAATTACACGGCTGGGTGTAAAACTCGGTGCGAAAAAAGAAACATTTTATGGATTAACAGGTATCGGTGATTTAGTAATGACAGCATTTTCTAAAAATTCCAGAAACAGAAATTTTGGTGAACTTGTAGGTAGAGGACTGGCAGTAAAAACAGCGCTACAAAAAATCGGAATGGTGGTTGAAGGTGTGCCAACTACGAAAGCTGTTGTAGAACTTTCAAAAAGATTAAATATTGAAATGCCAATAGCAGACGAGGTTTATAAAATAATTTTTGAAAATAGAAATCCTAAAAACGCAATTCCATCACTTATGTCAAGAAGTGTAAAGCCCGAATAGAACGCAAAACAGACACAGAACAAAACACAGAACAGACGCAGAACAGTTCCAAGTTAGGTTCGTATAAAAGTTCCGTGATAGTTCCGTGTGTGAGTGGAGCAGATATGGACAAAAAAGAAATTATTGAGCAGCTGGCAAAAAGAACCTGTTGTAAAAAAGAGGCAGCGGATGCGTTTGAAGAGTTTTTAGTATCAGTAAAAAAAGCGATTACGCGAGGTGAAAAAGTTCACTTAAAAGGTATTGGAACGCTTTATGCAAAAATGAGAAAAGAACGCCGTGTAAGAAATCCGAAAACAAAAGAAATTATACGAATTATGCCAAAACGGGTGATACGTTTCAAGCCGTCAGAAATACCATTAGAAAGTTAAAGGTTAAAATTAAAATATGGAGATAGAAGATAAAAATTATTTTTCAATAGGTGAAGTAGAAAAAATAACCGGTGTAAAACCTTATATTCTAAGATACTGGGAACAGGAATTTAGAATTTTGCGGCCAGCCAGAAGATCATCAGGGCAGCGAAAGTATACCCATCAGGATATTTCTTTAATTCTTAGAATCAAAGAATTACTTTATACAAAAGGATTCACAATCGCGGGCGCTAAACGGTTTTTGATTGAAGAGAAACGGAAAAGAAAAAAACAAGCCGATTTGGATTTCGGGCGAGAATCTGTACTGATTGATACACTCAAAAAAACAAAAAAAGAGTTACAAATAATTTTGGATTTGTTAAAATGAATGATTTTAGAAATTTACGAGACAAAATGGTTGAAATACAAATTATTGCACGCGGAATTTCTGATAAAAAAGTAATAGATGCTTTCTTAAAAATTCCAAGAGAAAAATTTATTGATAAAAAGTTTTACACTTCTGCATATGACGACCACCCATTACCTATTGACGAAGGACAAACAATATCACAGCCGTATATTGTAGCGATTATGACGAAATTGCTTAATCTAACAGGCAGTGAAACGGTTTTGGAGATAGGAACCGGTTCGGGCTATCAGACGGCAATTCTGGCTGAA
Coding sequences within:
- the plsY gene encoding glycerol-3-phosphate 1-O-acyltransferase PlsY, whose amino-acid sequence is MIISILLILVISFLFGSIPTAYLITKIFYGLDIRQHGSRNPGATNVWRTVGKIPAGVTFLLDVLKGFVPVYISRKIFAEPSLTVPLFAGFCAIVGHIWTPFLHFKGGKGVATGFGVFLALIPVATFLALLVFVVIFALTKYVALGSISAVISLPLFLYLLKRPTVIICISIVLAIIIVWRHKSNIKKILSHTARTECKSL
- a CDS encoding NAD(P)H-dependent glycerol-3-phosphate dehydrogenase, encoding MQISIIGAGAWGSTLAQHLNKKGHQITLWEFSKTRLQYLKKNRHPLFFPYLQLTKKIQLTDNINLAITGKDIIVFAVPSQTMRDTVKKIKKYVSPNQIFVVVSKGIEIKTGKLLANVVNEELNSVDIRNITVLSGPSFAKEVAEELPTTIVVAGDKKIAEIIQQNLSTTNLRIYTNSDIIGVEIGGATKNIIAIATGIARGMKLGDNTAAAIITRGLVEITRLGVKLGAKKETFYGLTGIGDLVMTAFSKNSRNRNFGELVGRGLAVKTALQKIGMVVEGVPTTKAVVELSKRLNIEMPIADEVYKIIFENRNPKNAIPSLMSRSVKPE
- a CDS encoding HU family DNA-binding protein, with the translated sequence MDKKEIIEQLAKRTCCKKEAADAFEEFLVSVKKAITRGEKVHLKGIGTLYAKMRKERRVRNPKTKEIIRIMPKRVIRFKPSEIPLES
- a CDS encoding MerR family transcriptional regulator, which gives rise to MEIEDKNYFSIGEVEKITGVKPYILRYWEQEFRILRPARRSSGQRKYTHQDISLILRIKELLYTKGFTIAGAKRFLIEEKRKRKKQADLDFGRESVLIDTLKKTKKELQIILDLLK